In one Lolium rigidum isolate FL_2022 chromosome 3, APGP_CSIRO_Lrig_0.1, whole genome shotgun sequence genomic region, the following are encoded:
- the LOC124697134 gene encoding uncharacterized protein LOC124697134 → MAAAGWLRRAASAVALPRLPSGSSIMPSPPPAPLPEAQSLVLPGHGAAIAPAMELMAVPKKKISKYKRGLRNGPKALKPVPVIVRCRCCGRVKLPHFYCCSGERGNTGDSSS, encoded by the exons atggcggcggcgggctgGCTCAGGCGAGCGGCATCAGCGGTAGCGTTGCCTCGCCTGCCTTCCGGATCCTCCATCATGCCATCCCCTCCACCCGCTCCTCTCCCGGAGGCCCAGTCACTCGTGCTCCCCGGACATGGCGCCGCCATCGCCCCCGCTATGGAACTCATGGCCGTCCCCAAGAAGAAG ATCTCAAAATATAAGAGAGGTTTGAGAAATGGGCCCAAAGCCCTGAAGCCTGTTCCAGTGATTGTTCGTTGCAG GTGCTGCGGTCGAGTGAAGCTGCCCCACTTCTACTGTTGCAGCGGAGAAAGAGGGAACACCGGTGACTCAAGCTCATAA
- the LOC124697133 gene encoding protein OPI10 homolog has protein sequence MFGVVFPDHTFPLDATAFAQVAPTSWLLDFSTLSLSATPRSAVVFLLPPAAAALPPGKAVAVYYQAAANRPFAFLGALGPARPSATFRLPEAGDEPEPPAGPAKLGVAVEDAAALPPAPEEQRAERVALRVGENLFNFMQSFCAADGGKLIVPTDIMDRWFRKFQERAKKDPSYLKSFDF, from the coding sequence atgtTCGGCGTCGTCTTCCCGGATCACACCTTCCCCCTCGACGCCACCGCCTTCGCGCAGGTCGCGCCCACCTCCTGGCTGCTCGACTTCTCCACGCTCTCCCTCTCCGCCACGCCCCGCTCCGCCGTCGTCTTCCTgctcccgcccgccgccgccgcgctgccgCCGGGCAAGGCCGTCGCCGTCTACTACCAGGCGGCCGCCAACCGCCCCTTCGCCTTCCTCGGCGCGCTGGGCCCCGCGCGCCCGTCCGCCACCTTCCGGCTCCCggaggccggggacgagccggAGCCCCCGGCCGGGCCCGCCAAGCTCGGCGTCGCCGTGGAGGACGCCGCCGCGCTGCCCCCGGCCCCCGAGGAGCAGCGCGCCGAGCGGGTCGCGCTCCGCGTCGGGGAGAACCTCTTCAATTTCATGCAGTCCTTCTGCGCCGCCGACGGCGGCAAGCTGATTGTGCCCACGGATATCATGGACCGCTGGTTCCGCAAGTTCCAGGAGAGGGCCAAGAAGGATCCCTCATATCTAAAGAGCTTTGACTTCTGA